The Erysipelothrix larvae sequence CAGCCAATACTTCACTTTATCTTATAACGTGTGAGCACTGTTTTTGCATATCGTTCAAAATGAGCAATGCAATCACGATTTTGCCATCCACCCATTTTCGCAAGATTTAACGGCATTTCATAGTGTGAAATGGTAATCAGGGGTTCAATACCATAACTTAAACAGGTATCAATGAGTTCATCATAAAACTTCAATCCTTGTTCATTGGGTTGTGTTTCAGTCCCGGTTGGGAAAATGCGTGACCAAGCAATTGAGAATCGATAGACTTTAAATCCCATTTCCGCAAACAATGCAATGTCCTCTTTAAACCGTGTATAGTGATCAATGCCAATGTGATTTGGGTAAACATATCTGTTCTCTAAAATGTCCCAATCAAAATCAGGTTGTGAAGCGATTTGCATCCGTGCTTTGCCACCTGGCATGGCATCCGAAACGGATGGTCCTTTACCATCTGTTAAGTATGCACCTTCCAATTGGTTTGCTGCGGTCGCACCACCCATAAAAACCCTTCAGGAAAACGTGTATTCATCTAGAAGTACCTCCTCTATTTATATAGTCAAAGTGTATCACACATTCATGAAAACTATTTTCAACTTACGCTTTTATCTGAGATTATTTGATGTATACTATAAATAAAGGAGATTCAAATGTTCTCGTTTCAAATTATCCAAGACATTCCAGTGTGTAAAGACGCTGCGTATCTTGAACTGATTGAGGGTGGCTTTTCACACGATGTCAACGTTTTGGTTTACACCAAACATCATGAATATTTTTTGGTCCGCGTTGGTGATGCTTCCAATCTCAAGGTCTATACTCAAGAATATGAATTTTTAAAGCGCTGTGAAACACTGAACGATGCGTTTCCCAAACCTATAGATTTTGGCGTGCTTGAACAGCATCATCGTGTATACCGTGTTTATACGTGGATGGAAGGTGTTGGCTTAGTGAATGTGCTACCAACTCTGGATAACCATGCACAATATGCGTGTGGTGTAGAAGCTGGACAGTTGCTCAAAGCGATGCATTCAATTAATTGCGATGACACCAATGAGGATTGGGAAACACTGTATAATCACAAAATTGATCAAAAGATACAGGCGTATCATCTGTGTGGCTTGAGATATCCAGATGATGCATCATGTCTTAAAACCATCGAAGCGTACCGCCCTTATCTAAACAAACGGCCAAGTGTTTATCAACACGGTGATTATCATGGTTCAAACATGATCTATAACCCCCACAACAGGGTATCCATTATTGACTTCAACCGGTGGGAGTAGGTGATCCATGGGAGGAATTCAACCGAATTATTTGGAGTGTTAAGGTCAGTGAACCCTTTGCATGTGGACAAATTCATGGGTATTTCAACCAAGAACCACCCCATGAATTCTTCAAACTTCTCAAGCTCTATTCCTATGTCAATGCGATTGCTTCACTGCCTTGGGCCATTCCATTGGGTCAAGAACAAATTGATATCATGCACGATAATTATCAAATCATGCGCGACTGGTATCGTGATGATTCAGAAATCCCGACGTGGTATCAAACCCATGGATCGATAAAAAAGAAGGATGATTAATCCTTCAAGGTGTATTTAAAGGCACAGGTCTCAACATGGTCATTCACCATTCCCACCGCTTGCATAAACGCGTAGACAATCGTAGAACCAACAAACTTAAACCCAAGTTTTTTTAGCGATTTACTCAGCGCATCCGAAATATCCGTTGTCGCTGGTACATCAGCATGGGTTTTTGGATGATTCATGATGGGAGTACCACCAACAAAACTCCAAAGATAGGTACTGAAAGAGCCATACGCTTCACAGACCTTGAAATAAGCATGGGCATTTGTAATGGCAGCATTAATTTTTAAGCGATTTCGAATAATCCCTTCATTTTGCATGAGCGCTTGTACTTTTTGATCATCGTAAGTAACTAAGATATGCGGATCAAAGTTATCATAGGCTTCACACAAGCTATCCATCCGCTTGATGATGGTTGTCCAACTTAAACCCGCTTGATTGCATTCAAGCATCAACATCTTAAATAATTCCAAATCATCATAAACAGGGACACCCCAATAGGTGTCGTGATAA is a genomic window containing:
- a CDS encoding aminoglycoside phosphotransferase family protein, coding for MFSFQIIQDIPVCKDAAYLELIEGGFSHDVNVLVYTKHHEYFLVRVGDASNLKVYTQEYEFLKRCETLNDAFPKPIDFGVLEQHHRVYRVYTWMEGVGLVNVLPTLDNHAQYACGVEAGQLLKAMHSINCDDTNEDWETLYNHKIDQKIQAYHLCGLRYPDDASCLKTIEAYRPYLNKRPSVYQHGDYHGSNMIYNPHNRVSIIDFNRWE
- a CDS encoding DNA-3-methyladenine glycosylase I, whose translation is MECVRCDWAHRHPLEQDYHDTYWGVPVYDDLELFKMLMLECNQAGLSWTTIIKRMDSLCEAYDNFDPHILVTYDDQKVQALMQNEGIIRNRLKINAAITNAHAYFKVCEAYGSFSTYLWSFVGGTPIMNHPKTHADVPATTDISDALSKSLKKLGFKFVGSTIVYAFMQAVGMVNDHVETCAFKYTLKD